Proteins from one Ketobacter alkanivorans genomic window:
- a CDS encoding transposase, with translation MPKPGPRTTYKYTDKFKATAVKLSQLPGVQSNDVAESLCIHPLMLSRWRKQVREGLVMSKGIDLDSETAAELKRLRKLEKAHKRLLVEHQILKKAIEWDSKRKQTSSSSSTITKKNSR, from the coding sequence ATGCCAAAACCAGGCCCAAGAACGACCTACAAGTACACAGATAAGTTTAAAGCTACAGCAGTCAAATTAAGCCAGTTACCTGGAGTCCAATCCAACGATGTGGCAGAGTCTCTTTGTATTCATCCGCTTATGCTCTCGCGTTGGCGTAAACAAGTGAGAGAAGGACTAGTTATGTCAAAAGGTATTGATCTCGACAGTGAAACCGCTGCTGAACTAAAACGATTAAGAAAGCTAGAGAAGGCCCATAAGCGCCTTCTTGTTGAACATCAAATTTTAAAAAAAGCAATCGAGTGGGATTCAAAGCGAAAGCAGACATCTTCCAGTTCATCTACGATCACGAAGAAGAACTCCCGGTAG